Part of the Streptomyces sp. NBC_01353 genome, GGCGCACGGCGGCACGGCGGTGTACGGACCTGGGCCGGACGGCCGGGGCTTCGAGGTACGGGTCGAGCTCCCCGTAACCTCTCCCGCGGAGGTGGCGCGTTGACGATCCGGGTGGTGGTGGCCGACGACCAGGAGCTGGTCCGCAGCGGTTTCTCGATGATCCTGGAGGGGCAGCCGGACATCGAGGTGGTCGCGGAGGCGGGCGACGGGGCCGAGGCGGTCGAGGCCGTGCGCCGGCACAACCCCGATGTGGCGCTGCTCGACATCCGTATGCCGCGCATGGACGGCATCGAGGCCTGCCGGACGATCAGCGCCGAGTCGGCGTGCCGGACGGTGATGCTGACGACCTTCGACTCCGACGAGTACGTGTACGAGGCGCTGCACGCGGGCGCGAGCGGATTCCTGCTGAAGGACGTGCGCCGGGACGATCTGGTGCACGCGGTACGGGTGGTGGCTCGGGGCGACTCGCTGCTGGCCCCGTCCGTGGCGCGGCGGCTGGTGGCGGAGTACACCCGCCCGACCCGCCGCGCGCCCCGGCCCGATCCGCGCCTCGACGCGCTGACGGCCCGCGAGCGGGAGACACTGCTGCTGCTCGCGCGGGGGCTTTCCAACGCGGAGATCGCGGCGGAGCTGGTGGTGAGCGACCACACGGTGAAGACGCATGTGGGGAACGTGCTCGCCAAGCTGGGTCTTCGGGACCGGATCCAGGCGGTGATCTGCGCGTACGAGAGCGGGCTGATCACCGCCGGTTCTCCCCCGGCCGGGGGAT contains:
- a CDS encoding response regulator transcription factor, translated to MTIRVVVADDQELVRSGFSMILEGQPDIEVVAEAGDGAEAVEAVRRHNPDVALLDIRMPRMDGIEACRTISAESACRTVMLTTFDSDEYVYEALHAGASGFLLKDVRRDDLVHAVRVVARGDSLLAPSVARRLVAEYTRPTRRAPRPDPRLDALTARERETLLLLARGLSNAEIAAELVVSDHTVKTHVGNVLAKLGLRDRIQAVICAYESGLITAGSPPAGG